Proteins co-encoded in one Ponticoccus alexandrii genomic window:
- a CDS encoding DUF934 domain-containing protein, translating into MPIVTDTGFAQDTHNGPIRDLPSDTAPETLDASIDDMIRIDFPSFADGRGFTLARLLRLRGFTGRLRAKGHVIADQYAMARRSGFDEVEIDEALAARQPEEQWLARADWQAHDYQSRLRGA; encoded by the coding sequence ATGCCCATCGTCACCGACACCGGCTTTGCCCAGGACACACACAACGGCCCGATCCGCGACCTGCCGTCCGACACGGCGCCCGAGACGCTCGACGCCAGCATCGACGACATGATCCGCATCGACTTCCCCAGCTTCGCGGACGGGCGCGGCTTCACGCTGGCGCGGCTCCTGCGGCTGCGCGGCTTCACCGGCCGCCTGCGCGCCAAGGGCCATGTCATCGCCGATCAATACGCCATGGCGCGCCGCTCCGGCTTCGACGAGGTCGAGATCGACGAGGCGCTGGCCGCCCGCCAGCCCGAAGAGCAATGGCTCGCCCGCGCCGACTGGCAGGCCCACGACTACCAGTCCCGCCTGCGCGGCGCCTGA
- a CDS encoding Lrp/AsnC family transcriptional regulator has protein sequence MKIDETDRKILVELQRDAGQSLDEIASAVGSSKTPVWNRIRKMREAGIIGAQTVRLDAEALGFEATFFVLIRTSEHEADWQARFLKALRERPEVQEAHRLAGDIDYILKVRVKNARAYDAFYQALISEVKVHNVTALLSMEEIKATTALPL, from the coding sequence ATGAAAATCGACGAGACCGACAGGAAAATCCTCGTGGAACTGCAACGCGATGCGGGTCAGTCGCTGGACGAGATCGCCTCTGCGGTCGGGTCATCCAAGACGCCGGTGTGGAATCGCATCCGCAAGATGCGCGAGGCCGGGATCATCGGCGCGCAGACCGTCCGGCTGGATGCCGAGGCGCTGGGGTTCGAGGCGACCTTCTTCGTGCTGATCCGCACCTCGGAGCATGAGGCCGACTGGCAGGCGCGCTTTCTCAAGGCCCTGCGAGAGCGCCCAGAGGTGCAGGAGGCGCATCGCCTTGCGGGGGACATCGACTACATCCTCAAGGTCCGCGTGAAGAACGCCCGTGCCTACGACGCCTTCTACCAAGCGCTGATTTCAGAGGTGAAGGTGCACAATGTGACCGCGCTTCTGTCGATGGAAGAGATCAAGGCCACGACGGCGCTGCCGCTGTGA
- a CDS encoding sensor histidine kinase — protein sequence MTHSRFPRSKALALFLGAVLGLGWIVWQHGYGQALGQVAARGQSDLALASDRLVTGLQRFRSAAVLLADHPDLRALHAGGDRARAEARLLESADLISAHRAFYADSDGRVLASAFGGAPQDLTARPWYRRALTGALGFGHEVTAAGARSYVHAAPSFAANGEVQGALVLMVDLDILEREWRGTRPSVFFTDDSGQILVTNRSEILFWRRDGGRMVGPGGETQPLDVSRGGGHEIWRQSLSPYVPPASLHLTRALPVIDLTAEALVDIAPARRLAALQGAAVVTLCLFFGSLLFIATERRRALAEANVLLEGRVRARTRAWEEANSRLRAEVREREDAEAALRRAQADLVQAGKLSALGQMSAGISHELNQPLTAIRQYAENGTAFLNKGRPERAADNLARIAAMAARAARIIRNLRAFARNESEPMGKVDLVAVIDAAVELTEARLKADGVTLVWEGGPPAYALGGEVRLGQVFVNLINNAADAMAGEAEKRIAITLERGPRLRIGVSDTGPGIADPDRMFEPFYSTKEVGGGMGLGLSISYGLVQSFGGEIRGSNTGAGAVFTVELEPWLDEAVA from the coding sequence ATGACGCATTCCCGCTTTCCCCGCAGCAAGGCGCTGGCGCTGTTTCTTGGCGCCGTTCTGGGGCTGGGCTGGATCGTCTGGCAGCATGGCTACGGTCAGGCACTGGGGCAGGTCGCGGCACGCGGGCAATCGGACCTTGCGCTGGCCTCGGACCGGCTGGTGACCGGGTTGCAACGGTTCCGCTCTGCCGCCGTCCTGCTGGCGGATCACCCGGACCTGCGCGCGCTGCACGCGGGCGGCGATCGCGCGCGGGCCGAGGCGCGCCTGCTGGAAAGCGCCGACCTGATCAGCGCACACCGGGCCTTTTACGCCGACAGCGATGGGCGCGTGCTGGCCAGCGCCTTCGGAGGGGCGCCGCAGGATCTGACCGCGCGGCCCTGGTATCGGCGGGCCCTTACCGGCGCGCTTGGTTTTGGCCACGAGGTGACGGCGGCGGGTGCCCGGAGCTATGTTCACGCGGCGCCGTCCTTCGCGGCAAACGGCGAAGTGCAAGGCGCGCTGGTGCTGATGGTCGATCTCGACATTCTCGAACGCGAGTGGCGGGGGACCAGGCCTTCGGTCTTCTTCACCGATGACAGCGGGCAAATCCTCGTCACCAACCGCTCCGAGATCCTGTTCTGGCGCCGCGACGGCGGACGGATGGTTGGCCCGGGGGGCGAGACGCAGCCTCTGGACGTCTCACGGGGGGGCGGGCACGAGATCTGGCGCCAGAGCCTCAGCCCCTATGTCCCGCCAGCCAGCCTGCACCTGACGCGCGCGCTGCCGGTCATCGACCTGACGGCCGAGGCGCTTGTCGATATCGCCCCGGCGCGGCGGCTGGCGGCGCTTCAGGGGGCGGCGGTGGTCACGCTCTGCCTGTTCTTCGGCTCGCTGCTGTTCATCGCCACCGAGCGGCGCCGCGCACTGGCCGAGGCCAATGTCCTGCTGGAGGGCCGGGTCCGCGCGCGCACCCGCGCCTGGGAAGAGGCCAACAGCAGGCTGCGCGCCGAGGTGCGCGAGCGTGAGGATGCCGAGGCGGCGCTGCGCCGGGCGCAGGCCGACCTTGTGCAGGCGGGCAAGCTGAGCGCGCTGGGGCAGATGTCGGCGGGCATCAGCCACGAGCTGAACCAGCCGCTGACGGCGATCCGGCAATATGCCGAGAACGGCACCGCCTTCCTGAACAAGGGACGGCCCGAGCGCGCCGCCGACAACCTTGCGCGTATCGCTGCCATGGCGGCGCGGGCCGCACGGATCATCCGCAACCTGCGCGCCTTTGCGCGCAACGAAAGCGAGCCGATGGGCAAGGTCGATCTGGTCGCCGTCATTGACGCTGCCGTCGAACTGACCGAGGCACGGCTGAAGGCGGATGGGGTCACGCTGGTCTGGGAGGGCGGGCCGCCGGCCTATGCGCTGGGCGGCGAGGTCCGGCTGGGGCAGGTCTTCGTCAACCTGATCAACAACGCTGCCGACGCCATGGCCGGTGAGGCGGAGAAGCGTATCGCCATCACGCTGGAGCGCGGGCCGCGCCTGCGCATCGGGGTTTCGGACACCGGTCCCGGCATCGCCGATCCCGACCGCATGTTCGAGCCTTTTTATTCCACCAAGGAGGTTGGCGGGGGCATGGGGCTGGGGCTGTCGATCTCTTACGGGCTGGTGCAGAGCTTTGGCGGGGAAATCCGGGGCAGCAACACCGGGGCGGGTGCAGTTTTCACGGTCGAGCTGGAGCCCTGGCTGGACGAGGCGGTGGCATGA
- a CDS encoding ferredoxin--NADP reductase → MTEMTPVTDTTASAAPAAKKPAVPDAQTVTEVRHYTDRLFSFRCTRPASMRFRSGEFVMIGLMAMNEKTGKEKPLLRAYSIASPSWDEELEFYSIKVPDGPLTSKLQHIKVGDEIILRPKPVGTLVHDALLPGKRLWFFATGTGFAPFASLLREPQTFEDYDEIIITHTCREAGELTYGRELIEELKTDELLNEVIGEGFWKKIKYYPTTTREESARMGRITDLMRSGEAFAELGVEPLNPATDRAMICGNLAFNLELKEMLEGYGLEEGANSDPKHYVVEKAFLD, encoded by the coding sequence ATGACAGAGATGACGCCCGTGACCGACACCACCGCCTCCGCCGCCCCGGCCGCGAAGAAGCCTGCCGTTCCCGATGCCCAGACCGTGACCGAGGTCAGGCACTACACCGACCGGCTGTTTTCTTTCCGCTGCACGCGCCCCGCCTCGATGCGTTTCCGCTCGGGCGAGTTCGTGATGATCGGCCTGATGGCGATGAACGAGAAGACCGGCAAGGAAAAGCCCCTGCTGCGCGCCTATTCCATCGCTTCGCCCTCCTGGGACGAAGAGCTGGAGTTCTATTCGATCAAGGTTCCGGACGGCCCGCTGACCTCGAAGCTTCAGCACATCAAGGTGGGGGACGAGATCATCTTGCGCCCCAAGCCCGTCGGCACGCTGGTCCATGACGCCCTTCTGCCCGGCAAGCGGCTTTGGTTCTTCGCCACCGGCACCGGCTTTGCGCCATTCGCCTCGCTGCTGCGCGAGCCGCAGACCTTCGAGGATTACGACGAGATCATCATCACCCACACCTGCCGCGAGGCCGGCGAGCTGACCTATGGCCGCGAGTTGATCGAGGAGCTGAAGACCGACGAGCTTCTGAACGAGGTGATCGGCGAGGGCTTCTGGAAAAAGATCAAGTACTATCCGACGACGACCCGCGAAGAGAGCGCGCGCATGGGCCGGATCACCGACCTGATGCGCTCTGGCGAGGCTTTCGCCGAACTGGGCGTCGAGCCGCTGAACCCCGCGACCGACCGCGCGATGATCTGCGGCAACCTCGCCTTCAACCTCGAACTGAAAGAGATGCTGGAGGGCTACGGGCTTGAAGAAGGCGCCAACTCCGACCCCAAGCACTACGTGGTCGAGAAGGCCTTCCTCGACTGA
- a CDS encoding phosphoadenylyl-sulfate reductase, producing MFLLGENTEPDGAANAPSKDLEALRARVATLNARYRHHGATAVLEGALNDPEAGRIAMVSSFGAESVALLHLVAMVDRKVPVLFIDTRLLFAETLAYQQEVAERLRLENVQVLRTDEETLQKRDPYGALRMGDTDACCALRKTLPLEQALAGYDGWITGRKRYQSGTRAALEFFELEASTGRIKVNPLAHWGPEDVRAYMDENRLPRHPLVAQGYPSIGCAPCTSKVAPGEDPRSGRWRGQQKEECGIHFVNGRAVRQSA from the coding sequence ATGTTTCTGCTTGGCGAGAATACCGAACCCGACGGCGCCGCTAACGCCCCGTCCAAGGATCTCGAGGCCCTGCGGGCCCGGGTGGCGACGCTCAACGCGCGCTACCGCCACCACGGCGCGACCGCGGTGCTCGAAGGCGCGCTGAACGACCCCGAGGCGGGGCGCATCGCCATGGTCTCGTCCTTCGGGGCGGAATCGGTGGCGCTTCTGCACCTCGTGGCCATGGTCGACCGCAAGGTACCGGTGCTCTTCATCGACACGCGGCTGCTCTTTGCCGAAACGCTGGCCTACCAGCAGGAGGTGGCCGAACGGCTGCGTCTGGAGAACGTGCAGGTGCTGCGCACCGACGAAGAGACCCTGCAAAAGCGCGACCCCTACGGCGCGCTGCGCATGGGCGACACCGACGCCTGCTGCGCCCTGCGCAAGACGCTGCCGCTGGAACAGGCGCTGGCGGGCTATGACGGCTGGATCACGGGGCGCAAGCGGTACCAGTCCGGCACCCGCGCGGCGCTGGAGTTCTTCGAACTCGAAGCCTCCACGGGCCGGATCAAGGTCAACCCGCTGGCCCACTGGGGTCCCGAGGACGTGCGCGCCTATATGGACGAGAACCGCCTGCCCCGGCATCCGCTTGTGGCGCAGGGCTATCCCTCCATCGGCTGCGCGCCCTGCACCTCGAAGGTCGCCCCCGGAGAGGACCCGCGCTCCGGGCGCTGGCGCGGCCAGCAGAAAGAGGAATGCGGAATCCACTTCGTCAACGGCCGCGCCGTGCGCCAATCGGCCTGA
- a CDS encoding molybdopterin-binding protein has translation MKFGPVPLAEAEGAVLAHSLRLPDGRLKKGTVLAEAEIGRLRSAGETAVIAARLEPGDLGEDAAAQRLAQAIVPDPERAGLRLGRAATGRVNIHATAPGVIEVLADRIHALNALHPMITVATVPPWQRVADRTMVATVKIISYAVPGAALEAACLAGQSALRLCRVRAGRADLIQTDTDGSETGEKGQAVTAERLGRLGVALGPVRVVPHRMEPLSDAIRASTADAILILTGSATSDLHDVAPAALRAAGGTIAHFGMPVDPGNLLFYGTLDARPVIGLPGCARSPALNGADWVLERLLCGVRVTPADIAAMGVGGLLKEIPVRGRLREA, from the coding sequence ATGAAATTCGGCCCCGTCCCCCTTGCCGAGGCCGAAGGCGCGGTGCTGGCCCATTCCCTGCGTCTGCCGGACGGCAGGCTGAAGAAGGGCACCGTGCTGGCCGAGGCCGAGATCGGACGCCTGCGCAGCGCCGGAGAGACCGCCGTCATCGCGGCAAGGCTGGAGCCCGGCGACCTGGGCGAGGACGCGGCGGCGCAGCGCCTTGCGCAGGCCATCGTGCCGGACCCGGAGCGGGCCGGGCTGCGGCTGGGCCGGGCGGCAACGGGCCGGGTGAACATCCATGCCACCGCGCCGGGTGTGATCGAAGTGCTGGCCGACCGTATCCACGCCCTGAACGCGCTGCATCCGATGATCACGGTCGCCACCGTGCCGCCGTGGCAGCGCGTGGCCGACCGGACCATGGTGGCGACGGTCAAGATCATCTCTTACGCCGTGCCCGGGGCCGCGCTGGAAGCCGCCTGCCTTGCCGGTCAGTCGGCCCTGCGGCTCTGCCGCGTGCGGGCCGGGCGCGCCGACCTGATCCAGACCGACACGGACGGCAGCGAGACCGGCGAGAAGGGGCAGGCGGTGACCGCAGAGCGGCTGGGTCGGCTGGGCGTGGCGCTTGGCCCGGTCCGGGTTGTGCCGCACCGGATGGAGCCGCTCTCTGACGCCATCCGCGCCAGCACCGCCGATGCCATCCTGATCCTGACCGGCTCTGCCACCTCGGACCTGCACGATGTCGCGCCCGCCGCGCTGCGCGCCGCCGGGGGAACGATCGCCCATTTCGGCATGCCGGTCGACCCGGGCAACCTGCTGTTCTACGGCACGCTGGACGCGCGCCCGGTGATCGGCCTGCCGGGCTGCGCCCGCTCTCCGGCGCTCAACGGGGCCGACTGGGTGCTGGAACGGCTGCTGTGCGGGGTGAGGGTGACACCCGCCGACATCGCCGCCATGGGGGTGGGCGGCCTGCTGAAAGAGATCCCGGTGCGGGGCCGCCTGCGCGAGGCGTGA
- the infC gene encoding translation initiation factor IF-3, which yields MARRPHNAPPTRDTGPRVNDRIRAPEIRLIGAEGENVGVVTPTRAMEMAEQAGLDLVEISPNANPPVCKIMDFGKFKYETQKREAEARKKQKIIEVKEVKFRPGTDNHDYDVKMRNVFKFLEHGDKVKVTLRFRGREMAHQDLGRDLLQRVAEDVKEIGKVENMPKMEGRQMVMMIGPTAK from the coding sequence ATAGCCCGCCGACCGCACAATGCGCCGCCCACGCGCGACACTGGACCCCGCGTCAATGATCGCATCCGGGCACCCGAAATCCGTCTCATCGGCGCCGAAGGCGAGAACGTCGGGGTCGTAACCCCGACGCGCGCCATGGAGATGGCCGAACAGGCCGGTCTTGACCTGGTGGAGATCTCGCCGAACGCGAACCCGCCGGTCTGCAAGATCATGGATTTCGGCAAGTTCAAGTACGAGACCCAGAAGCGTGAAGCCGAAGCGCGCAAGAAGCAGAAGATCATCGAGGTCAAGGAAGTGAAGTTCCGTCCCGGCACGGACAACCACGACTACGACGTCAAGATGCGCAATGTCTTCAAGTTCCTCGAGCACGGCGACAAGGTGAAGGTCACCCTGCGTTTCCGGGGCCGCGAGATGGCACACCAGGATCTGGGCCGCGACCTGCTGCAACGCGTCGCCGAAGACGTCAAGGAAATCGGCAAGGTTGAAAACATGCCGAAGATGGAAGGGCGCCAGATGGTCATGATGATCGGCCCGACGGCCAAATGA
- a CDS encoding cytochrome P450: MLQLSQDPTEPAFVQDPYPFYDRMRVGGDLCFWEDYAMPCAVSHRAVQALLRDRRFGREIPSDRAEPHPPHLAPFYAIESHSMLELEPPRHTRLRGHVLRAFTSRRIAALGPEIAALSRALCDRMTGAGADLLPAFCQPLPVVVICRLLGVPEAMAPQLLAWSNAMVAMYQARRDRAVEDAAARAAADFAGFLRGYVEDRRRAPSDDLISHLIAAEDAGDRLSPDELVATCILLLNAGHEATVHTMGNGIKTLLETGQQIDTGNAAAVSEEILRFDPPLHMFTRWAYDTVELHGHRFVPGDRVALLLGAANRDPAVWPDPHRFDPARAAAPNTSFGAGLHFCVGAPLARLELQIALPILMARFPAMRLDAAPRYGNLYHFHGLEALQVALR; encoded by the coding sequence ATGCTGCAACTCTCCCAAGATCCGACAGAGCCCGCTTTCGTGCAGGACCCCTACCCCTTCTACGACCGCATGCGCGTGGGCGGCGACCTGTGCTTCTGGGAGGACTACGCCATGCCCTGCGCGGTGTCGCACCGCGCGGTGCAGGCGCTTCTGCGCGACCGCCGCTTCGGCCGCGAGATCCCTTCCGACAGGGCGGAACCGCATCCGCCGCATCTGGCGCCCTTCTACGCGATCGAGTCGCATTCCATGCTGGAACTGGAACCACCACGCCACACACGCCTGCGCGGCCATGTTCTGCGGGCGTTCACCTCGCGCCGCATCGCCGCGCTGGGGCCCGAGATCGCGGCCCTGTCGCGGGCCCTCTGCGACCGCATGACGGGTGCCGGGGCGGATCTTCTGCCCGCCTTCTGCCAGCCGCTGCCGGTGGTGGTGATCTGCCGCCTGCTCGGCGTGCCCGAAGCCATGGCCCCGCAGCTTCTGGCTTGGTCCAACGCCATGGTCGCCATGTATCAGGCCCGCCGGGATCGCGCCGTGGAAGACGCCGCCGCCCGCGCCGCCGCCGACTTCGCCGGCTTCCTGCGCGGCTATGTCGAGGACCGCCGCCGCGCCCCCTCGGACGACCTGATCAGCCACCTGATCGCCGCCGAGGATGCCGGCGACCGGCTGTCGCCGGACGAACTGGTCGCCACCTGCATCCTGCTTTTGAACGCCGGGCACGAGGCGACGGTGCACACCATGGGCAACGGCATCAAGACCCTGCTCGAAACCGGTCAGCAGATAGACACCGGCAATGCCGCGGCGGTCAGCGAAGAGATCCTGCGCTTCGACCCGCCGCTGCACATGTTCACCCGCTGGGCCTATGACACGGTCGAGCTACACGGCCACCGCTTCGTCCCCGGCGACCGGGTCGCGCTGCTGCTGGGGGCGGCGAACCGCGACCCGGCGGTCTGGCCAGACCCACACCGCTTCGACCCGGCCCGGGCGGCGGCCCCCAACACCAGCTTCGGCGCGGGCCTGCATTTCTGCGTCGGCGCGCCGCTGGCCCGACTGGAGCTGCAGATCGCCCTGCCGATCCTGATGGCGCGCTTTCCCGCCATGCGGCTGGACGCGGCGCCGCGCTACGGCAACCTCTACCACTTCCACGGGCTGGAGGCGTTGCAGGTGGCCTTGCGGTAG
- a CDS encoding nitrite/sulfite reductase — protein MYHYNDFDAAFVAERNRQFRAQVERRIDGSLTEDEFKPLRLMNGLYLQLHAYMLRVAIPYGTLNSAQMRQLAYLAEKWDKGYGHFTTRQNIQYNWPALRDIPDMLDALAEVQMHAIQTSGNTIRNVTADHFAGAAADEIADPRPVAELLRQWSTDHPEFQFLPRKFKIAVTGSPNDRAVTAAHDVAIRITERDGQIGYTVLVGGGLGRTPMIGKVINDFVPQEDLLPYVEAIVSVWNLLGRRDNKYKARIKITVLEHGIDEIRALVEKRFAETKDAFNGADLALFEEIKTHFRHPNFRNVTEEAYDAAYKADPVFRSWADTNLAQHRAPGYAIVQISLKKHGETPGDASAEQMRVMADLAYAYGHDELRISHEQNVILPHVHKSDLPAVHAKLKAHGLATANIDLVSDIIACPGMDYCALATARSIPIAQQIATRFDELKLEHEIGELKIKISGCINACGHHHVGHIGILGLDRAGVENYQITLGGDHRETMALGQRTGPGFSAEEIVPAIERIVEAYLENRKGREETFLQAFNRLGMAPFKTALYDQEARVAAE, from the coding sequence ATGTACCACTACAACGACTTCGACGCCGCCTTCGTGGCAGAACGCAACCGCCAGTTCCGCGCCCAGGTCGAACGCCGCATCGACGGCTCGCTGACCGAGGACGAATTCAAGCCGCTGCGCCTGATGAACGGTCTCTACCTGCAACTGCATGCCTACATGCTGCGGGTCGCGATCCCCTATGGCACGCTGAACTCGGCGCAGATGCGGCAGCTGGCCTACCTCGCCGAGAAGTGGGACAAGGGCTACGGCCATTTCACCACGCGCCAGAACATCCAGTACAACTGGCCCGCCCTGCGTGACATTCCCGACATGCTGGACGCGCTGGCCGAGGTGCAGATGCATGCGATCCAGACCTCGGGCAACACCATCCGCAACGTGACCGCCGACCACTTCGCCGGCGCCGCCGCGGACGAAATCGCCGATCCGCGCCCGGTGGCGGAACTGCTGCGCCAGTGGTCCACCGACCACCCGGAATTCCAGTTCCTGCCGCGCAAGTTCAAGATCGCCGTCACCGGTTCGCCCAACGACCGCGCCGTGACCGCCGCGCATGACGTCGCCATCCGCATCACCGAGCGGGACGGCCAGATCGGCTACACCGTCCTCGTGGGCGGCGGCCTTGGCCGCACGCCGATGATCGGCAAAGTGATCAACGACTTCGTGCCGCAGGAGGATCTGCTGCCCTATGTCGAGGCCATCGTCTCGGTCTGGAACCTGCTGGGCCGCCGCGACAACAAGTACAAGGCGCGCATCAAGATCACCGTCCTCGAGCATGGCATCGACGAGATCCGCGCGCTGGTCGAAAAGCGCTTTGCCGAGACCAAGGACGCCTTCAACGGCGCCGACCTCGCGCTCTTCGAAGAGATCAAGACCCACTTCCGGCACCCGAACTTCCGCAACGTGACGGAAGAGGCCTACGACGCCGCCTACAAGGCCGACCCGGTCTTCCGGTCCTGGGCCGACACGAACCTCGCCCAGCACCGCGCACCGGGCTACGCCATCGTGCAGATCAGCCTCAAGAAGCACGGCGAGACCCCGGGCGACGCCTCTGCCGAGCAGATGCGTGTGATGGCGGACCTCGCCTATGCCTACGGCCACGACGAGCTGCGCATCAGCCACGAGCAGAATGTGATCCTGCCGCATGTGCACAAGTCGGACCTGCCCGCCGTGCACGCCAAGCTGAAGGCGCATGGCCTCGCCACCGCCAACATCGATCTCGTGTCGGACATCATCGCCTGCCCCGGCATGGACTACTGCGCGCTTGCCACCGCGCGCTCGATCCCGATCGCCCAGCAGATCGCCACCCGCTTCGACGAGCTGAAGCTGGAGCACGAGATCGGTGAGTTGAAGATCAAGATCTCGGGCTGCATCAATGCCTGCGGCCACCACCACGTGGGCCATATCGGCATCCTCGGGCTGGACCGCGCGGGCGTGGAGAACTACCAGATCACGCTCGGCGGCGACCACCGCGAGACCATGGCCCTCGGCCAGCGCACCGGCCCCGGCTTCTCTGCCGAAGAGATCGTCCCCGCCATCGAACGCATCGTCGAGGCCTATCTCGAGAACCGCAAAGGCCGGGAGGAAACCTTTCTGCAGGCCTTCAACCGGCTCGGCATGGCGCCCTTCAAGACCGCGCTCTACGATCAGGAGGCCCGCGTCGCCGCGGAGTGA
- the cysG gene encoding siroheme synthase CysG, with the protein MQHFPIFVNTAGARVVLSGGGDAALAKLRLLMKTEAALDVFAADPAAEIVTWANEARLTLHRRALRAGDVRGATLFYAADEDASEDARTAGIAAVEGALVNVVDNLADSAFITPAIVDRDPVTVAIGTEGAAPVLARAIKADLEARLPVTLGPLARIGKAFRRMAEALPHGRPRRDFWADYYFDAGPRAFTEGEEATHEALDRLLTRHLAREDAPGHVDFVGSGPGDPELLTLRARRALDRADVVIHDRLVTGEILELARREALLIDAGKEGFGASMTQEDINSLIVEHAQDGAHVVRLKGGDPTVFGRLDEEMEAVEAAGLSFAIVPGITAASAALAGIGQSFTRRGRNTSARILTGHDMKGFADHEWKTLSRPGEVAAIYMGKKAARFIQGRLLMHGAAPETPVTIVENISGADQRTIGTTLGQLEPDLSNARLTGPALMLYGLAPRAAAALNSLQQEVS; encoded by the coding sequence ATGCAGCATTTCCCGATATTCGTGAACACGGCCGGTGCCCGCGTGGTGCTGTCGGGTGGCGGCGACGCCGCTCTGGCCAAGCTGCGCCTGCTGATGAAGACCGAGGCCGCGCTGGATGTCTTTGCCGCCGATCCCGCCGCCGAGATCGTCACATGGGCCAACGAGGCCCGCCTGACCCTGCACCGCCGCGCGCTGCGCGCGGGCGACGTAAGGGGCGCGACACTGTTCTACGCCGCCGACGAGGATGCGTCCGAGGACGCTCGCACCGCCGGGATCGCCGCCGTCGAGGGCGCGCTGGTCAATGTCGTGGACAACCTCGCCGACAGCGCCTTCATCACGCCCGCCATCGTCGACCGTGACCCGGTCACCGTCGCCATCGGCACAGAGGGCGCGGCCCCGGTACTGGCGCGCGCCATCAAGGCCGATCTCGAAGCCCGCCTGCCGGTCACGCTTGGCCCGCTCGCGCGGATCGGCAAGGCCTTCCGCCGCATGGCAGAGGCCCTGCCCCATGGCCGCCCGCGCCGCGACTTCTGGGCGGACTACTACTTCGACGCCGGCCCCCGCGCCTTTACCGAGGGAGAAGAGGCCACACATGAGGCGCTCGACCGGCTGCTGACCCGCCACCTCGCCCGCGAGGACGCCCCCGGCCACGTCGATTTCGTGGGCAGCGGTCCCGGCGACCCCGAGCTTCTGACGCTGCGGGCGCGCCGTGCGCTCGACCGCGCCGACGTGGTGATCCACGACCGCCTCGTGACCGGCGAGATCCTCGAACTCGCCCGCCGCGAGGCCCTGCTGATCGACGCCGGCAAGGAAGGCTTCGGCGCCTCCATGACGCAGGAAGACATCAACAGCCTGATCGTCGAACACGCGCAGGACGGCGCCCATGTCGTGCGGCTGAAGGGCGGCGATCCGACCGTCTTCGGACGCCTCGACGAAGAGATGGAGGCGGTCGAGGCCGCCGGTCTGTCCTTCGCCATCGTGCCGGGCATCACCGCCGCCTCCGCCGCGCTGGCGGGCATCGGGCAAAGCTTCACCCGCCGGGGTCGCAACACCTCGGCCCGGATCCTGACCGGCCACGACATGAAGGGCTTCGCCGATCATGAGTGGAAGACGCTCTCGCGCCCCGGCGAGGTCGCCGCGATCTACATGGGCAAGAAGGCCGCGCGCTTCATTCAGGGCCGCCTGCTGATGCACGGCGCCGCGCCCGAGACGCCCGTGACCATTGTCGAGAACATCTCGGGCGCCGACCAGCGCACCATCGGCACCACGCTGGGCCAGCTGGAACCCGACCTATCGAACGCCCGCCTTACGGGCCCCGCCCTCATGCTCTACGGTCTCGCGCCCCGCGCTGCGGCTGCCCTCAACTCCCTGCAACAGGAGGTCTCCTGA
- a CDS encoding DUF2849 domain-containing protein produces MPKAFTPKVVTANALLAGDVVYLTADDAWSADLRHAELLTDEAHAQVRLVEASARHAEVVGVYLADMMPGENGPEPTHFREEFRRTGPSNHHHGKQADL; encoded by the coding sequence ATGCCCAAGGCATTCACCCCCAAGGTCGTCACCGCCAACGCGCTTCTGGCAGGCGACGTGGTCTACCTGACCGCCGACGACGCATGGTCCGCGGACCTGCGCCACGCCGAACTGCTGACCGACGAGGCCCACGCTCAGGTGCGGCTGGTCGAGGCCAGCGCGCGCCACGCCGAGGTCGTGGGGGTTTACCTCGCTGACATGATGCCCGGCGAGAACGGTCCGGAGCCCACGCACTTCCGCGAGGAATTCCGCCGCACCGGCCCCTCGAACCATCATCACGGCAAGCAAGCCGACCTCTGA